One window of Brevibacillus choshinensis genomic DNA carries:
- the fliE gene encoding flagellar hook-basal body complex protein FliE, giving the protein MEINTISQVSPIQTSGVAKTQTPAQVTKEFGSFLSDAINQVNQAQVESAMLGDMFAAGKIDSIDQVMVAGVKATNMLQMTLQVRNKVIESYQEIMRMSI; this is encoded by the coding sequence ATGGAGATTAACACGATTTCTCAAGTCAGCCCCATTCAGACTTCAGGCGTTGCCAAAACGCAGACTCCAGCTCAGGTAACGAAAGAGTTTGGTTCCTTTCTCAGTGATGCGATCAATCAAGTCAATCAAGCACAAGTTGAGTCTGCAATGTTGGGAGATATGTTTGCAGCAGGAAAAATTGACAGCATTGATCAAGTGATGGTTGCCGGTGTAAAAGCTACGAACATGTTGCAGATGACCTTACAGGTACGTAACAAGGTGATCGAGTCTTATCAAGAAATCATGCGTATGTCGATATGA
- the hslV gene encoding ATP-dependent protease subunit HslV, whose translation MEQFHATTIFAIQHNGSVAMAGDGQVTFGNSMVMKRGAKKVRRLYRGEVLAGFAGSVADAITLFEKFEGKLEEYHGNLQRAAVELAKEWRMDKVLHRLEAMMIVLNKDHLLLISGNGEIIEPDDGILAIGSGGSFALSAGRALKKYAPHLSAREIAEASLLTAAEICVFTNNNLVVDELN comes from the coding sequence ATGGAACAGTTTCATGCCACAACGATTTTTGCCATTCAACATAATGGATCCGTAGCGATGGCCGGAGATGGTCAAGTCACATTTGGCAACAGCATGGTCATGAAGCGCGGTGCAAAAAAAGTGAGACGACTCTATCGTGGAGAAGTCTTGGCTGGCTTCGCTGGATCAGTGGCAGACGCCATTACGCTTTTCGAGAAATTCGAGGGTAAGCTGGAGGAGTATCACGGCAATCTGCAAAGGGCTGCTGTAGAGCTGGCAAAAGAATGGCGAATGGATAAAGTATTACATCGTCTCGAAGCAATGATGATTGTACTGAATAAAGACCATTTACTGCTCATATCTGGAAACGGTGAAATTATTGAACCAGATGATGGGATATTGGCGATCGGTTCCGGAGGCAGCTTTGCATTGTCGGCTGGACGGGCACTGAAAAAGTATGCTCCCCATCTCAGCGCAAGAGAAATTGCAGAAGCATCTCTTCTCACCGCTGCAGAAATTTGCGTTTTCACGAACAACAATCTTGTTGTGGATGAATTGAATTGA
- the hslU gene encoding ATP-dependent protease ATPase subunit HslU produces the protein MLNLEQLTPRKIVEHLDKYIVGQAQAKKAIAVALRNRYRRSRLPEQIIDEVVPKNILMIGPTGVGKTEIARRIAKLTGAPFIKVEATKFTEVGYVGRDVESMVRDLVEASIRTVKQEKMESVKEKAEKLANEAIVNVLVPSRKPQNSFKNPLEMLFGGQQQQQSSTPDPEDASVEQQRRQIAWQLANGQLEEQMIEIDVEDQSPTMFDMFQVPGTEQMGMQMQDMLGSLMPKRTKKRKLRIKDARKVLIQQEAQKLVDMDEVTQESVRRAENHGIIFIDEIDKIAGKDGRGPDVSREGVQRDILPIVEGSTIMTKYGPVKTDYVLFIAAGAFHMAKPSDLIPELQGRFPIRVELTSLRVEEFVRILTEPKNALLKQYIALLETEGVHVEFTPEAIQEIASLAAEVNQSTDNIGARRLHTILEKLLEDLSFEAPEIHLEVVQITPDYVRQKLGNIVGNKDLSQYIL, from the coding sequence GTGCTGAATCTTGAGCAATTAACCCCGCGTAAGATCGTTGAGCATTTGGACAAATACATCGTCGGGCAAGCACAAGCCAAGAAAGCAATTGCCGTGGCCTTGCGTAACCGTTATCGCCGTAGCCGCTTGCCGGAACAAATCATTGATGAAGTCGTACCAAAAAATATTTTGATGATCGGACCTACAGGTGTTGGTAAGACGGAAATTGCGCGTCGAATCGCCAAACTGACGGGTGCTCCTTTTATCAAAGTAGAGGCAACTAAATTTACTGAAGTGGGTTACGTGGGCAGAGACGTAGAATCCATGGTTCGAGATTTGGTTGAGGCCTCCATTCGTACCGTGAAGCAAGAAAAGATGGAATCAGTAAAGGAAAAAGCGGAAAAGCTTGCAAATGAAGCCATCGTCAATGTGCTCGTTCCTTCACGCAAACCGCAGAACTCATTTAAAAATCCCCTGGAGATGCTCTTTGGAGGACAGCAGCAACAGCAGTCCTCTACACCGGATCCGGAAGATGCTTCTGTCGAACAGCAACGTAGACAGATCGCATGGCAGCTGGCAAATGGCCAACTGGAAGAGCAAATGATCGAGATCGATGTGGAGGATCAATCTCCAACGATGTTTGACATGTTCCAGGTTCCGGGTACAGAACAAATGGGGATGCAAATGCAGGATATGTTAGGTAGCCTGATGCCAAAGCGGACGAAGAAACGAAAATTGCGAATAAAAGATGCGCGAAAGGTATTAATTCAACAAGAAGCGCAAAAACTGGTGGATATGGATGAAGTCACGCAGGAGTCGGTTCGCCGGGCAGAGAATCACGGAATTATCTTCATCGACGAAATCGACAAGATTGCGGGGAAGGATGGCCGTGGTCCAGATGTTTCCCGAGAAGGGGTACAGCGTGATATCTTGCCAATCGTGGAAGGTTCAACGATCATGACCAAATACGGTCCGGTAAAAACGGATTACGTTTTGTTCATTGCAGCGGGTGCTTTTCACATGGCAAAACCATCTGATCTGATCCCAGAGCTGCAAGGACGCTTTCCCATCCGGGTAGAGCTGACCAGTCTTCGTGTAGAAGAATTTGTGCGGATATTGACAGAGCCTAAGAACGCCCTGTTGAAGCAGTACATTGCGCTCTTGGAAACAGAAGGCGTGCATGTTGAATTTACACCAGAAGCGATCCAGGAGATTGCCAGTTTGGCAGCGGAGGTAAACCAAAGTACCGATAACATCGGTGCCAGACGTTTGCACACGATTTTGGAGAAGCTGTTGGAGGACTTGTCCTTTGAAGCACCAGAAATCCACCTGGAAGTTGTACAAATCACCCCTGATTACGTCCGGCAAAAACTGGGCAATATCGTAGGGAATAAGGATTTAAGCCAATATATCCTGTAA
- the fliF gene encoding flagellar basal-body MS-ring/collar protein FliF: protein MNERIAVFREQLASKWNQFSKKQKWMIAGISVFLLISLGLYIYIASQPVYTPLYNQRLSEQEIGTIKQELESSKIPYRITGNGTGIEVPEKMAQDVIVDLAAQGIPSEAGINSEIFSNTLGVTDRQFDVMKKEALQQELRKMLERVKGVRSAQVMITLPEESVWVTETPDTATASVIVDVEPGTTLDQKQINSLYLLVSRSVPKLPMEAIAITDQYSNPLERAAANENEGTLSGFKQQEEIKAEVEKKIQQNLYNLLGTIMGRDKVIVHTFIKMNFDKENRVENLVEAPDKENNEGLIISSQKLSKTFSGQGAPPGGIAGTGASAVPSYPASTPAGSNSDYEELNDTINREVNRITRNVTMSPYKIEDVTINVGVEPPAGGTLDDATVESIKQVLRNVVRVTLSNQGVDLTQEELDKHISVLPRPFSGKVAVEDSNSLSPAVLWTVGGIAVLALAAVAFLVLRRRKQAKQQQEEEDADLLSPSQPLEIPDLIYQEDGDQVVVRKQLEKLARSKPDEFVVLLRTWLAED from the coding sequence ATGAACGAACGTATAGCAGTATTCAGAGAACAGCTTGCGTCAAAATGGAACCAGTTTTCCAAGAAACAAAAATGGATGATCGCAGGAATATCCGTGTTTCTGCTCATCTCACTCGGACTATACATATACATTGCATCTCAGCCGGTGTACACACCACTTTACAATCAAAGACTGAGTGAACAAGAAATCGGAACGATCAAACAAGAGCTGGAGAGCTCAAAAATTCCTTATCGAATTACAGGAAATGGGACAGGCATTGAAGTTCCAGAAAAAATGGCACAGGATGTCATTGTTGATTTGGCAGCTCAGGGAATACCTAGCGAGGCGGGAATTAACTCGGAGATCTTTTCCAATACATTGGGTGTGACGGATCGTCAATTCGATGTGATGAAGAAGGAAGCCTTGCAGCAGGAATTGCGCAAGATGCTGGAGCGAGTGAAAGGCGTACGCAGTGCCCAGGTCATGATTACGTTACCGGAAGAAAGTGTGTGGGTAACAGAAACGCCAGATACTGCAACTGCTTCTGTGATTGTTGATGTAGAACCGGGAACGACATTGGATCAAAAGCAAATCAACTCTCTTTACCTGCTTGTGTCCCGAAGTGTTCCAAAACTTCCTATGGAAGCGATCGCGATCACAGACCAATATTCGAATCCATTGGAACGTGCGGCAGCGAATGAAAATGAAGGAACACTAAGTGGCTTTAAGCAACAAGAGGAGATCAAAGCAGAAGTAGAAAAGAAAATTCAACAAAACCTGTATAATCTGCTCGGTACCATCATGGGTAGAGACAAAGTGATCGTCCATACGTTTATCAAGATGAACTTTGATAAGGAAAATCGCGTGGAAAATCTCGTGGAAGCTCCGGACAAAGAAAATAACGAAGGACTTATTATCTCATCTCAAAAATTATCAAAAACGTTTTCTGGTCAAGGTGCTCCTCCAGGGGGAATTGCTGGAACGGGAGCTAGTGCAGTTCCAAGTTATCCTGCGAGCACACCAGCGGGCAGCAACAGTGATTACGAAGAGCTGAATGATACGATCAACCGTGAAGTAAATCGAATTACTCGTAATGTAACGATGAGTCCGTATAAAATCGAGGATGTTACGATCAACGTTGGGGTAGAGCCTCCTGCAGGTGGCACATTGGATGATGCGACTGTTGAGAGCATCAAACAAGTGCTGCGAAATGTTGTTCGTGTGACTTTGAGCAATCAAGGTGTTGATTTGACACAGGAAGAACTGGACAAGCATATTTCTGTCCTGCCTCGTCCATTCTCAGGAAAAGTAGCAGTAGAAGACTCCAATTCTCTTAGCCCCGCCGTTCTTTGGACAGTTGGTGGTATTGCTGTACTGGCACTCGCGGCTGTTGCATTCCTCGTACTGCGCAGACGTAAGCAGGCGAAACAGCAACAAGAAGAAGAAGATGCGGATTTGCTGTCACCTTCACAACCGTTGGAAATCCCAGATCTTATATATCAAGAAGATGGGGATCAGGTCGTGGTCAGGAAGCAGTTGGAAAAATTGGCGCGAAGCAAGCCAGATGAATTTGTTGTACTGCTTCGTACTTGGCTAGCAGAAGACTAA
- the flgC gene encoding flagellar basal body rod protein FlgC has product MSLFQGINTSASALTANRLRLDTIASNIANAETTRANFANGVWQPYKRKMVELSPKSSESFDNLLQAAVGNISGKNGDQGVRVTSIKEDETPFKRVFDPSHPDADKDGYVLMPNVDMMKEMVDMISASRSYEANITALNASKNMMMKALEIR; this is encoded by the coding sequence ATGAGTCTATTTCAAGGAATCAACACAAGTGCTTCGGCGCTGACAGCTAATCGGCTGCGTCTGGATACGATCGCTTCCAACATTGCAAACGCAGAGACAACAAGAGCTAACTTCGCAAATGGCGTATGGCAACCATACAAGCGAAAAATGGTAGAGCTTTCCCCAAAATCCAGTGAGTCGTTTGATAATCTACTGCAAGCGGCCGTTGGAAACATTTCAGGGAAAAACGGAGACCAGGGTGTCAGAGTCACTTCGATCAAGGAAGATGAGACTCCATTCAAACGGGTATTTGATCCGAGTCATCCGGACGCTGATAAAGACGGCTACGTGCTGATGCCAAATGTGGACATGATGAAAGAAATGGTGGATATGATATCTGCCTCAAGATCTTACGAGGCGAATATCACAGCATTGAATGCTTCGAAAAACATGATGATGAAGGCTTTGGAAATCAGGTAG
- the fliI gene encoding flagellar protein export ATPase FliI: MSILDLSKYKHALMGMDPMRVNGKVTQVVGLTIESQGPEVKLGEICHLFPSNSQEPIIAEVVGFRENKVLLMPLGELTAIGPGCDVVATGRSLEVKVGPEILGSVLDGLGRPFQGTLPFGLSSYPTNNMPPNPILRPRIKEALSVGVRAIDGLLTIGKGQRVGIFAGSGVGKSTLMGMIARNTTADINVIGLIGERGREVMEFIERDLGEEGLKKSVVVVATSDQPAMIRIKGAMIATSIAEYFRDRGMNVMLMMDSVTRFAMAQREVGLAIGEPPATRGYTPSVFALLPKLMERAGTADRGSITAFYTVLVDSDDMNDPIADAVRGILDGHIVLDRKIAHKGQFPAIDVLASVSRVMTEIVTDNHIEAARQLKRHMATYRDAEDLINIGAYKPGTNREIDAAIRYRDVIRDFTGQGTHEPSTLQSAIKALTANFGGVN, encoded by the coding sequence ATGAGTATTCTCGATCTTTCTAAATACAAACACGCATTAATGGGGATGGATCCGATGCGGGTAAACGGAAAGGTGACTCAAGTAGTTGGACTCACGATTGAATCTCAAGGGCCGGAAGTGAAGCTCGGCGAGATCTGTCACCTGTTTCCGAGCAATAGCCAGGAGCCTATCATTGCGGAAGTCGTTGGGTTTCGTGAAAACAAGGTTCTCCTGATGCCGCTTGGTGAATTGACGGCGATCGGTCCCGGCTGTGATGTCGTCGCGACTGGCCGATCATTGGAAGTTAAAGTAGGTCCTGAAATACTCGGTTCCGTTTTGGATGGTCTAGGTCGTCCATTCCAAGGAACTTTACCGTTTGGGCTCTCCTCTTATCCGACCAATAATATGCCGCCGAACCCGATTCTTCGTCCTCGCATTAAAGAAGCACTCAGTGTCGGTGTCCGAGCGATTGACGGACTGCTTACGATCGGTAAAGGACAACGCGTCGGGATCTTTGCAGGTTCTGGTGTGGGGAAGAGTACGCTGATGGGGATGATTGCCCGTAATACTACAGCGGACATCAATGTTATCGGACTGATCGGTGAGCGTGGACGCGAGGTTATGGAGTTTATTGAACGGGATCTAGGGGAAGAAGGACTGAAGAAATCAGTTGTCGTGGTAGCTACATCTGATCAACCTGCGATGATCCGAATCAAGGGAGCCATGATCGCCACATCAATCGCTGAATATTTCAGAGATCGTGGTATGAACGTGATGCTCATGATGGACTCTGTGACCCGATTTGCCATGGCACAGCGGGAAGTAGGACTTGCAATTGGTGAGCCTCCTGCGACGCGAGGTTATACGCCTTCGGTTTTTGCCTTGTTGCCCAAGCTGATGGAAAGAGCTGGAACAGCCGATCGAGGCAGTATCACTGCTTTCTATACCGTGCTTGTTGACTCAGATGACATGAATGATCCGATTGCCGATGCTGTTCGCGGAATTTTAGATGGTCACATTGTATTGGACCGGAAAATTGCGCACAAAGGTCAATTCCCTGCGATTGATGTTCTTGCCAGTGTCAGCCGGGTCATGACTGAGATTGTCACTGACAATCATATAGAAGCAGCCCGGCAGTTAAAAAGACATATGGCGACTTATCGTGATGCAGAAGATCTCATTAATATCGGGGCGTACAAGCCTGGCACGAATCGAGAAATTGATGCCGCCATACGTTATCGGGATGTCATCCGCGATTTTACCGGACAGGGTACACATGAGCCTTCTACTTTACAGAGTGCGATAAAAGCGTTGACCGCTAATTTCGGAGGAGTGAACTAA
- a CDS encoding MotE family protein, translating to MEEIQEEREYGRWEWFFYMIVIPALFASLLGGVLLSLLGVNVLGNVLHWAKSVPYVEKLVPDEYAAAPGSDPKEELNKQVTSLQTDHVKSQQALSSLKVETAKKDSTIQALEKQVQDLQKMMEDKRATEEERQQQFTDLAKVYTTMSAKNAAAIIENLSLDESVTVMTKMKPNQRADILAKMDPKKAADISIMLKDSVVNKDDDIAALQERVQVLTKALSETRNNTASNSNTKESLVNSFAQMPAADSAAVIRSLMQTNKARAISILSDMPDDKRAQTLAAIAQEDKKKDDNLAARITEELLR from the coding sequence ATGGAAGAAATCCAAGAAGAACGGGAGTACGGCAGGTGGGAATGGTTTTTTTACATGATCGTGATTCCTGCACTGTTTGCCAGCCTCCTTGGCGGTGTGCTCCTCAGTTTGCTGGGGGTCAACGTGCTGGGGAATGTTCTCCATTGGGCCAAATCCGTACCGTACGTGGAAAAGCTTGTCCCGGACGAATATGCAGCGGCTCCCGGCTCTGATCCAAAAGAAGAGTTAAACAAACAAGTAACGAGTCTGCAAACAGATCATGTGAAAAGTCAGCAAGCTCTTTCTTCATTAAAGGTAGAAACGGCAAAGAAAGACTCCACGATCCAGGCACTGGAAAAACAAGTGCAGGATCTCCAAAAGATGATGGAAGACAAGCGAGCCACAGAAGAGGAACGCCAGCAGCAGTTTACAGACTTGGCCAAGGTATACACGACCATGTCTGCGAAAAATGCAGCAGCGATTATTGAAAATCTCAGCTTGGACGAGTCTGTTACCGTCATGACCAAAATGAAGCCTAATCAGCGTGCAGACATTTTGGCAAAAATGGATCCGAAAAAAGCGGCTGACATTTCGATCATGTTAAAAGATTCAGTAGTCAACAAAGATGATGACATCGCTGCTTTGCAAGAGAGAGTGCAAGTTTTGACCAAAGCACTGAGTGAGACGAGAAATAACACAGCAAGCAACAGCAATACAAAGGAATCATTGGTTAATTCATTCGCGCAAATGCCAGCAGCTGATTCTGCCGCAGTGATCCGGTCCTTGATGCAAACAAACAAGGCAAGGGCCATCTCGATTTTGTCTGACATGCCTGATGACAAGCGGGCACAAACTCTCGCAGCGATTGCACAGGAAGATAAGAAGAAAGATGACAACCTGGCAGCGCGCATTACCGAGGAGTTGCTTCGATAA
- the fliJ gene encoding flagellar export protein FliJ, which translates to MAVFQFHLQKVLDLKEKEKEQAEWAFGKSVQRKNEEEWKLYRLHEHHDEMSLLLQDAQTQTCSAAQLIQITQYKQSVERSIKSQKRTLHGCEQDVERCQSRLTERMKESQLWQRLRERSHTQFMDMEKVREQKELDEIGTQLYLRRSN; encoded by the coding sequence GTGGCTGTGTTTCAGTTTCATCTCCAAAAGGTTCTGGATCTGAAGGAAAAAGAGAAGGAACAGGCGGAGTGGGCATTCGGCAAATCAGTCCAGCGGAAGAACGAAGAGGAATGGAAGCTGTATCGCCTGCATGAGCACCATGACGAAATGTCTCTGCTTCTACAGGATGCGCAGACACAAACGTGCAGTGCTGCTCAGCTCATCCAGATTACCCAGTACAAACAATCCGTAGAGCGTTCGATTAAAAGCCAAAAGCGGACGTTACATGGTTGCGAACAAGACGTGGAGCGCTGTCAGTCTCGATTGACGGAGAGAATGAAAGAGTCCCAGCTATGGCAGCGTCTACGGGAGCGGTCCCACACTCAATTCATGGACATGGAAAAAGTGCGGGAACAAAAAGAGTTGGACGAGATTGGCACCCAGCTCTATCTTCGTCGAAGCAACTGA
- the codY gene encoding GTP-sensing pleiotropic transcriptional regulator CodY codes for MDLLSKTRRINRMLQKSAGHAVNFNEMAQVLSDVIEANTFVVSRKGKLLGFAIHQEMDNARIRKMLEDRRFPEDYSQGLLKVEETSANLDVESPYTIFPVEMKEVFRTGWTTLVPIMGGGDRLGTLILGRINDQFVDDDLILAEVGATVVGMEILRERSEAIEEEARSKAVVQMAIGSLSYSELEAVEHIFEELEGKEGLLVASKIADRVGITRSVIVNALRKLESAGVIESRSLGMKGTFIKVLNEKLLPELEKLKTS; via the coding sequence ATGGATCTACTGTCAAAAACAAGAAGAATTAACCGCATGTTGCAAAAATCAGCAGGGCATGCCGTCAATTTTAATGAAATGGCACAAGTATTGAGCGATGTCATCGAAGCCAATACATTTGTTGTGAGCCGTAAAGGTAAATTGCTCGGTTTTGCTATTCATCAGGAAATGGATAACGCGCGTATCCGCAAGATGCTAGAAGATCGCCGCTTTCCAGAAGACTACAGCCAAGGCTTGCTGAAAGTGGAAGAAACTTCTGCGAACCTGGATGTAGAAAGCCCATACACCATTTTCCCTGTGGAAATGAAAGAAGTATTCCGCACTGGTTGGACTACACTCGTTCCGATCATGGGTGGAGGAGATCGATTGGGTACACTCATTCTCGGCCGTATTAATGATCAGTTCGTCGATGATGACTTGATCCTTGCAGAAGTAGGGGCAACGGTTGTAGGAATGGAAATCTTGCGTGAGCGTTCCGAAGCGATTGAAGAAGAAGCTCGCAGCAAAGCGGTCGTTCAAATGGCGATTGGCTCCCTGTCTTATAGCGAGTTGGAAGCAGTAGAACACATCTTCGAAGAGCTCGAAGGCAAAGAAGGCTTGCTCGTCGCTTCCAAAATTGCAGACCGTGTAGGTATTACACGCTCTGTGATTGTAAACGCTCTTCGCAAGCTTGAAAGTGCTGGTGTGATCGAATCTCGATCCCTTGGCATGAAGGGTACTTTCATTAAAGTATTGAATGAAAAGCTGTTGCCAGAGCTAGAGAAATTGAAAACCTCTTAA
- the flgB gene encoding flagellar basal body rod protein FlgB, giving the protein MLGSYHTQILERSMDAANLRHKTITNNLANIDTPQFKSQQVVFEEYLQQEISGLHGQQKLEAYRTSDRHIPFANAGGFAMPQIVSNPNNFVQNNGNDVDLESEETELAKNQIWYSGLTQLTAGSYQKIRSVIDGGGK; this is encoded by the coding sequence ATGCTGGGAAGCTATCATACGCAGATCCTCGAGCGATCGATGGACGCTGCAAACCTTCGACACAAAACGATCACGAACAACCTGGCCAACATAGACACCCCACAATTTAAGAGCCAGCAAGTCGTTTTCGAAGAGTACCTGCAACAGGAAATATCTGGTTTGCATGGACAGCAAAAGCTGGAAGCGTACCGCACGAGCGACAGACACATTCCTTTTGCAAATGCGGGAGGATTCGCAATGCCACAAATCGTTTCCAATCCAAACAACTTTGTACAAAACAATGGGAACGATGTCGATTTGGAATCAGAAGAAACCGAGTTGGCAAAAAACCAAATTTGGTATAGCGGTCTTACGCAGCTAACAGCAGGGTCTTACCAAAAAATTCGAAGCGTTATTGACGGTGGAGGGAAATAG
- the fliG gene encoding flagellar motor switch protein FliG, whose translation MARGAKELTGRQKAAILLISLGPEISAQVFKHLREDEIEQLTLEIANVRKVDTDEKDKILAEFHQIAVAKEVIAQGGITYAKEILQKALGETKAMDIINRLTANLQVRPFDFARKADPGQILNFIQNEHPQTIALVLSYLEAQQAAMILSALPQERQAEVAKRIAMMDSTSPEVIAQVEQVLEQKLSATVTQDYTQAGGIEAIVAVLNGVDRGTERTILDSLEIQDPELAEEIKKRMFVFEDIATLDNRSIQRVIRDVENADLQLSLKVASEEVREVIFRNMSKRMADTFKEEMEFMGPVRLRDVEEAQSRIVAIIRRLEEAGEIIIARGGGDDIIV comes from the coding sequence ATGGCTCGCGGCGCTAAAGAGTTGACTGGACGACAGAAGGCGGCTATCCTTCTCATCTCACTCGGGCCGGAAATCTCCGCCCAGGTGTTTAAGCACTTGCGTGAAGATGAGATCGAGCAACTGACATTGGAGATTGCCAATGTCCGTAAAGTCGATACCGATGAAAAAGATAAAATTTTAGCAGAATTTCATCAAATAGCAGTAGCCAAAGAAGTAATTGCCCAAGGCGGTATTACATACGCAAAAGAAATTCTACAGAAGGCATTGGGCGAGACGAAAGCGATGGATATCATTAATCGTCTTACCGCCAATTTGCAAGTTCGACCGTTTGATTTTGCTAGAAAAGCAGATCCTGGTCAGATCCTCAACTTTATCCAGAATGAGCATCCACAAACGATTGCGTTGGTCTTGTCTTATTTGGAAGCCCAGCAAGCTGCTATGATCTTGTCAGCTTTACCACAAGAACGCCAAGCAGAAGTGGCAAAACGGATCGCGATGATGGATAGTACTTCTCCGGAAGTCATTGCACAGGTCGAACAAGTCTTGGAGCAAAAGCTTTCTGCCACTGTTACACAGGATTACACGCAAGCAGGTGGTATCGAAGCAATTGTCGCGGTACTCAATGGTGTCGATCGAGGAACCGAGCGCACGATCCTGGATTCCTTGGAAATTCAAGATCCAGAGCTGGCAGAAGAAATCAAGAAGCGCATGTTCGTTTTCGAAGACATTGCTACCTTGGACAATCGTTCGATCCAGCGTGTCATCCGGGATGTGGAGAACGCAGACCTTCAGCTTTCTCTCAAAGTGGCCAGCGAAGAAGTGCGTGAAGTTATTTTCCGCAATATGTCCAAACGGATGGCCGACACTTTCAAAGAAGAAATGGAATTTATGGGGCCGGTTCGACTTCGCGACGTCGAAGAAGCTCAATCCCGTATCGTTGCCATTATCCGTCGCTTAGAGGAAGCCGGTGAGATCATCATCGCTCGCGGTGGAGGAGATGATATCATTGTCTAG
- the fliH gene encoding flagellar assembly protein FliH, translating to MISLSRIIKASYYQPSDDSVLLAVTPAPLKTEADPERLQENQKILNQAEEEAQIIIQDAEETAQKILQQAVEQAEQLKQDAMMEMEQWWEQKRMDAAALFQEVHEQAGREGHDSGYEAGKQQAYEEETSAVEQARKLLENAFAEKKQIVAEAEPFLVELSIEIAKKVINAELHHSSEQVMEIVKKVMRRSRVHGHITVCVNHKYFDYVQEHRAQLLELLDGQAELSIYPDYTVQDGGCVIRTPLGSVDARIDTQMTEIKQALLEIARGSEAP from the coding sequence ATGATATCATTGTCTAGGATCATCAAGGCCTCGTATTATCAGCCTTCAGACGATTCTGTGCTCCTTGCGGTAACGCCTGCACCACTAAAGACGGAAGCAGATCCAGAAAGGTTGCAAGAAAATCAAAAAATTTTAAATCAAGCCGAAGAAGAAGCGCAAATCATCATACAGGACGCGGAAGAAACGGCTCAAAAAATATTGCAGCAGGCAGTGGAACAAGCGGAGCAATTGAAGCAGGACGCGATGATGGAAATGGAACAGTGGTGGGAGCAAAAGCGAATGGATGCGGCCGCTCTGTTCCAGGAAGTTCATGAACAAGCAGGACGTGAAGGTCACGATTCCGGTTATGAAGCAGGCAAGCAACAAGCGTACGAGGAAGAGACGAGCGCAGTCGAACAAGCTAGAAAGCTTCTCGAAAATGCGTTTGCTGAGAAAAAACAAATCGTGGCTGAAGCCGAGCCGTTTTTGGTGGAATTAAGTATCGAGATTGCCAAAAAAGTCATAAACGCAGAGTTGCACCACTCATCTGAACAAGTAATGGAAATCGTGAAGAAAGTGATGCGTCGCTCACGTGTACACGGACATATAACCGTTTGCGTCAATCACAAGTACTTCGACTATGTGCAAGAGCACCGAGCACAATTACTAGAATTGCTCGATGGACAAGCGGAGTTATCAATTTACCCGGATTATACCGTTCAAGATGGCGGATGCGTGATTCGCACACCGTTGGGTAGTGTGGATGCCCGGATCGATACGCAGATGACGGAGATCAAGCAGGCGTTGCTCGAGATTGCACGAGGAAGTGAAGCCCCATGA